From the Arctopsyche grandis isolate Sample6627 chromosome 11, ASM5162203v2, whole genome shotgun sequence genome, one window contains:
- the fkh gene encoding fork head box protein, translated as MLSQKLPYGDSPLAMSVGLPISPGLAPSYTMNTMSCVPMAGVNPVSQGYGGGYGSGVSVGGMSTSGVGGSCMATGVGYSSANMPSCMGNMGYGGALTPVGSMSGGRAELGGDPASPNSAALQRARNDKSYRRSYTHAKPPYSYISLITMAIQNNPQRMLTLSEIYQFIMDLFPFYRQNQQRWQNSIRHSLSFNDCFVKVPRTPDKPGKGSFWALHPDSGNMFENGCFLRRQKRFKDEKKETLRQTHKSNSSGSSGKEDRDKERDDPLALLHGPELCLPEELRPPPPLDHYGLKQEPAGYTPPTHPFSITRLLPAESKPDLKMYDMGSYGYGSLPGPPLQHDYYGGGPLYPTSAPPL; from the coding sequence ATGTTGTCCCAAAAGTTACCGTACGGCGACAGCCCGCTCGCCATGAGCGTGGGCCTTCCCATCAGCCCTGGCCTGGCGCCTTCCTACACCATGAACACCATGAGCTGCGTGCCCATGGCCGGCGTCAACCCGGTCTCGCAGGGCTACGGCGGCGGATACGGATCCGGAGTCTCCGTCGGCGGGATGAGCACTTCCGGCGTCGGCGGAAGCTGCATGGCCACCGGCGTGGGCTACTCCTCCGCCAACATGCCCTCCTGCATGGGAAACATGGGCTACGGCGGGGCCCTCACCCCCGTCGGATCCATGTCCGGCGGAAGGGCCGAGCTCGGAGGTGACCCGGCGTCGCCCAACTCTGCCGCCCTCCAACGCGCCAGGAACGACAAATCCTACAGGCGCAGCTACACCCACGCCAAACCCCCCTATTCCTACATCTCACTCATCACAATGGCCATACAGAACAACCCTCAGCGCATGCTGACCCTCTCCGAGATATACCAGTTCATCATGGACTTGTTTCCGTTCTATAGACAGAACCAACAGAGGTGGCAGAACTCCATACGGCATTCGCTctcttttaatgattgtttcGTCAAAGTTCCGCGCACTCCCGACAAGCCTGGAAAGGGGTCGTTTTGGGCGCTGCATCCCGACTCTGGGAATATGTTCGAGAATGGGTGTTTCCTTCGGCGGCAGAAGAGGTTCAAGGACGAGAAGAAGGAAACGCTACGGCAGACGCACAAGTCTAATTCGAGCGGAAGTAGCGGCAAGGAAGATCGCGATAAGGAGCGGGATGATCCTTTGGCGCTGTTGCATGGACCTGAGTTGTGTTTGCCTGAGGAGTTGCGTCCTCCGCCTCCTCTGGATCATTACGGGTTGAAGCAGGAGCCGGCTGGATACACTCCGCCTACACATCCGTTTAGTATTACGCGACTTTTGCCCGCTGAGTCGAAGCCCGACTTGAAGATGTACGATATGGGAAGCTACGGGTACGGGTCGTTGCCGGGGCCCCCGCTGCAGCACGATTACTATGGCGGGGGGCCTCTGTACCCGacgtctgcgccccctttgTGA